The Pseudomonadota bacterium genomic interval TCGTAGAACTCGGCGTGCGGCTCGATCTCGACGCTGCCGAGCACGGCGCCGTCCAGGATCGCCGTGTTGATCTCGATCCCCGCGATGTACGTTTCGATCACCGCGCGATCGGCGCAGCGCCACGCGCTCTCGAGCGCCGCCGGGTACTCGCCGAGGTCGTGGACGATCGTGACCCCGACCGACGAGCCCTCGGTCGCGGGCTTGACCACTACCGGCAAGGCGAGCCCCTTCGGCAGCTCGGGCGCGCTGCCGCGCCTGAGGATTGCGCCCTTCGCGACCGGCACGCCCGCTGCGGCGAGCAGCTCCCGCGTGCGCTCCTTGTCCATGGCGAGCGCCGAGGCGAGAGGAGGGGAGCCGGTGTACGGGATGCCCATCACCTCGAGCATCCCCTGCACCGTGCCGTCCTCGCCCCACCGCCCGTGCAGGGCGATGAACACCGCGTCGACGCGGGCGGCCCGGATCTGGGCGGGAAGCTCGCGCGTCGCGTCGATCCGGACGACCGTGTAGCCCGACGCCTCGAGCCCGTCGGCGACCGCCGCGCCGCTGTTCAGGGAAACCCCGCCCTCCGCGGACCAGCCGCCCATGATCACGCCCACCCGACTGTACTTCATGGAACCCTCCGCCGCGCCGCGGGAGGCGCGCGCATCCCGAATGTACAGAACGGATGGCCGCGAGGTCCAAATTCCGGCCCCCGGGTATCCATCGGCCCCGATTTCTGGTAGCACGCTCCGATGAAGACGAACGCGCGGACCGTCGCCCTCGGCGTCGCCCTCTTCTCCGCGTCGATCCTCGGCTACGAGCTGACGCAGATCCGCGTCTTCGCCTATACGCTGCACCCCGTCATCGCGTTCACCGCGATCGCCATCGCCATGCTCGGGTTCGGGATCGGCGCGACGCTGCTCGCCCTCAGGCCCGCGCTCGCCGAACGCGGCGGGGACGACCTGCTCCTGCGGCTGGCGGCCGGCTTCGGGCTGTCGATCGTCGCCGTGAACCTGTGGTTCGCGCGCGTCTCGACGCGGATCATCGAGCCTGCGACGTTCTCCGTCGACGTCGGCTGGACCGCTGCGGTGATGCTGCCCGCGATCGTGCCGTACTGCCTCGCCGGGCTCGCCGTCGCGACGGTGCTCCATCTGCACGTGCGGCACATCGGGAAGATCTACTTCTGGAACCTCCTCGGCTCGGCGGTCGGCGCGGTCGGGATGATCCTCCTGCTTCGCCCGCTGGGCGGGACGGCGCTGATGCTCGTCTTCGCCGCGGTCGCCGCGCTCTCGGGCTGGCTGCTCGCCCCGGGCTCGAGGCGTTCGTGGCGGATCGCCTCGGTGATCCTCGCGGTCGTATTCGGCGCCGCCGTGCCGCTCGCCGCGTCGATCTTCCCGCTCTCGCCCGACGTCACGGGCTACAACGCGCAGTTCGAGCGCTGGGAGCGGAAGCAGGGCTACGGCGCGCCGATCCGGGAGCTCGACGAGTGGGACCCGGTCGGCCGGCTCGAGGTGCTGCGGCACGAGCGCAGGACGATCCAGGTGCCCGAGGAGATCGAGTTCCGGGTGATCACGGTCGACGGCGGCGCCATGACGCTCCTGCTCGGGGAGCCGGCGGGCGGGGCTCGGTTCGGGCAGGCGCTGTTCGGCGACAGCATCTACGGCATCGCCTATCAGCTGCTCGAGCGCCCGGACGTGCTCGTCATCGGCGTGGGCGGCGGCACGGACGTCGAGGCGGCGCTCCACGCAGGCGCCCGCTCGGTGACGGGAGTCGAGATCTCGCTGAGCACGGTGCGCGCCGTGAACGGGAAGTACGCCGACTTCGCGGGCTGGCCGAAGAACCCGGCGGTGAGGCTCGTGCACGCGGACGGGCGCAGCTTCGCCAAGAGCACGGGCGATAGGTTCGATCTCGTGCAGATGAGCGGCGTGGACACGGTGACCTCCCACGCGTCGGGGTCGATGGTCACCGTCGAGGACTACCTCTACACGGTCGAGGCGTTCCGGGACTTCGTCGGCCTCCTGCGGCCGGGCGGCTACCTGTCGGTCGTCCGCTTCGGCGACGAGGCGATGAACCTCTCGCACATCGCGATCGAGGCGCTCCGGCTCGCCGGGATCGAACGGCCGGAGTCGTGCGTCGCCGCGTTCCGGCAGAACCGGCTCTCCGGCGTGCTCGTGAAGCGGACGCCCTTCACGGCGGGCGACGTCGCGGCGCTGCGGCGCTTCGAGGCGCGCTCGGGGAACGCCGCGCTCAGCATCCCGCACTACGACCTGGTCGGCCTCCGGCTCGGCGATCCTCTGCAACTCCTGCAACCGCGCGGGGCGATCGACGCGCCGCGCTACAGGTTCTTCTTCGACGCGGCCGCCGAGGGCAGGGAGGACGAGGTCGCGGCGTCGAAGCTCGGCTCGACGTTCATCGTGCCGACGGACGATCAGCCATACTACATGATGGGCGCCTGGCTGTCCTCGATGCGCCACGAGGGGGTGGCGCACCCCGCCCTCAAGCTGCTCGTCGCGTCCTCGATCATCGTCGCCGCGGCCGCGCTCGTCCTGATCCTGATCCCCGTGTTCCCGCTCGTCCGGGCCGCCGCAGGGAGGCGCCGGGCGCTCGTCGCCACGAGCGTCTATTTCTTCGGGCTCGGCGCCGGGTTCATGCTCCTCGAGGTCGGCCTGATCCACCAGGCGATGGTGTTCGTCGGCACGCCGGGCGCCTCGGTCGCGGTCGTGATGTCGTCGATCATGGTGTCGTCGGGGCTCGGGAGCCGCTTCGTCGACGGCCTGTCCTGGCCGGCACCGCGGCGGCTCCTCGTCGCGCTCGCCGGGCTCGTCGCGGCGGGGTTGGGCTACAGGCTCGGGGCCGCGTCGGCGTTCGACGTCCTGTTCTCCCTGCCGATCCCCGGACGGTGCGTCGTCGCCGCGATCCTGATAGCGCCGGTCGGCTTCTTCATGGGCTGGTTCTTCCCGACCGGCCTGCGCGTCGCGGGAGTGACCTCCTCGCGGCTCGTGCCGTGGGCGATCGCGATCAACGGGTTCGCCTCGGTGATAGGCTCGCTGTGCACGTTCTTCCTCGGGATCGCGCTGGGATTCGGCGGCGTGTTCGCGATCGCCATGGCGCTGTACGTCGTCGCCGTCGTGGGCTACCTGCCGCTCGCGCGCTGGCAGGGTCCGCAGGGGGCGGGGGTCAGTCCACGGACGGGATCGTGATGTTGGCCGAGACGAGGTAGTTGTCGACGAAGTTCGCGTTGTCGTAGTCGATGGTCGCGGACGTCGGGGACGAGAC includes:
- a CDS encoding D-alanine--D-alanine ligase; the encoded protein is MKYSRVGVIMGGWSAEGGVSLNSGAAVADGLEASGYTVVRIDATRELPAQIRAARVDAVFIALHGRWGEDGTVQGMLEVMGIPYTGSPPLASALAMDKERTRELLAAAGVPVAKGAILRRGSAPELPKGLALPVVVKPATEGSSVGVTIVHDLGEYPAALESAWRCADRAVIETYIAGIEINTAILDGAVLGSVEIEPHAEFYDYEAKYGPGGSSHHVPPRVPRSRVAPVEAAAVAAYAALGCAGAARVDLISPEGAPPVVLEVNTIPGMTNMSLLPEIAKHAGIEFPQLVSRIVEGAKLHVGQ